From one Phaeodactylum tricornutum CCAP 1055/1 chromosome 16, whole genome shotgun sequence genomic stretch:
- a CDS encoding predicted protein, with amino-acid sequence MLGRTRQYSAFASSTDCHIDGASSFFWLGQFETLCAFDSWTSSQNAPRRKDWHEFEELEKLPSRKTTTQDIASTNPVQAMLQLYQELGISSLNSCMSFMSQLHKGQIRWTCKFQCPISGRVHSACDVLNDDNVGWSTKKAAQKACAVNVLNTSFHGDKLQYGQFDGRRAKTLKTSRGVLDVSIPCGPSAHFSFPKDHWKTARLVPQRRCSLFELIIMTNDAQPLSLLTQRVGLLYPECLSFISVNEVFETHFGTPREKQLYKARLIRATPCTLVDAKEVAWLQIFNRIVTDWKNYGLGRDAVRWLLPERYLRCQDFAGHATSMLVPLSPVGDPAIDWIMVKDELENNVQCCLLKGSDHPIEVVSTDILRNRILMQGRTRYLYRVSTNKRVSLQSDFNSKRNNPGSCNLQNELQGCRADLGKKMFEDNYWEECEPESTFLLPTPLGFLHVASLMEDFMADLERKMYIFQCASHLEQACEAQALKSNTTLDGHPPSVRPNWKHRQSNLARLLLEATTVHPQPFYERLEFLGDAVLGFCLALNAMTRNASLEYDWEELGLVISNAGKNKALAAICHRADLEALVTYPNYRWKSAYRPGQSIKANVSLESQKTSDTSRFAPHEIVESVIASVYLSDMAELSAIKGSRLVTLMNLLQPPMNYKGNTCFTRQDNEWFTLAEPCIKARYDFSNNLEWSRIIDKIGQLIDTDAPRATRLQVGYQNYLDCLAPSSSAKDLESEIPKILLQCALFDDSLADEAENVHSGAVEIALVRDTLGQLGGYSLQLAISEDAFRRFPEAEPRDLHLVRACAIADDVVVYIMLKAGLDGALYEQPPPFSHVFESMMRESDERGRRLWQQSKGWLLECGLRGFRSRHRAFAWEGFAHKDKIEPQYPGIAGGRLAGHRKKVPSYLTEDLAFSFKCTIGALVLSLGLDEMWNLIGPLFHEVLLLSPQELRREFQLSSTIVQSA; translated from the exons ATGCTTGGAAGAACGCGACAATACTCCGCTTTTGCGTCAAGCACAGACTGTCATATAGATGGAGCAAGTTCTTTTTTTTGGTTGGGACAATTCGAGACCCTTTGCGCTTTTGATAGCTGGACGTCGTCGCAAAATGCCCCCCGGCGAAAAGACTGGCATGAATTCGAGGAACTCGAAAAGTTACCCTCCCGTAAAACAACAACCCAGGATATAGCATCGACGAATCCAGTTCAAGCCATGCTACAGCTGTACCAGGAGCTTGGTATTTCCAGCCTAAACAGCTGTATGTCGTTTATGTCGCAGCTTCACAAGGGGCAAATACGCTGGACGTGTAAGTTTCAGTGCCCAATTTCGGGTCGAGTTCACTCGGCCTGCGACGTTTTAAACGATGACAATGTAGGTTGGTCGACCAAAAAGGCAGCACAGAAGGCTTGCGCTGTAAATGTTCTTAACACCAGCTTTCATGGCGATAAATTGCAATACGGTCAATTTGATGGTCGCAGAGCAAAGACGTTAAAAACGTCGAGGGGAGTTTTAGACGTTTCTATTCCTTGTGGACCATCAGCACATTTCAGCTTCCCGAAAGACCACTGGAAAACAGCTCGGCTCGTTCCACAACGGCGGTGTTCACTGTTTGAACTCATCATTATGACAAATGACGCCCAGCCACTCTCCCTGCTGACTCAACGAGTTGGTCTTTTGTACCCAGAGTGTCTGTCTTTTATTTCCGTAAATGAAGTCTTTGAGACTCATTTCGGGACACCACGAGAAAAGCAATTATACAAAGCTCGACTCATTCGGGCAACGCCTTGTACTCTAGTGGACGCAAAAGAAGTCGCGTGGCTACAAATCTTCAATCGGATTGTTACAGATTGGAAAAATTATGGTTTAGGACGGGACGCCGTGCGGTGGCTCCTTCCTGAGCGGTACTTGCGATGCCAAGATTTCGCCGGACATGCAACAAGTATGCTAGTACCCTTGAGTCCTGTTGGTGATCCAGCGATTGACTGGATTATGGTCAAAGATGAACTGGAGAACAATGTTCAATGTTGCCTTCTAAAAGGATCAGATCATCCAATTGAAGTGGTGTCGACCGACATCTTGCGCAATCGCATTTTGATGCAAGGTCGGACGAGATACTTATATCGCGTGTCTACAAACAAAAGAGTTTCTTTACAATCAGATTTTAACAGCAAAAGGAATAATCCTGGTTCTTGCAATCTTCAGAATGAACTACAGGGATGCAGAGCTGACCTGGGGAAGAAAATGTTTGAGGACAACTATTGGGAGGAATGCG AACCTGAATCTACCTTCCTTTTGCCAACCCCCCTGGGCTTTCTCCATGTGGCGTCGTTAATGGAAGATTTTATGGCGGATTTAGAGAGAAAGATGTACATCTTTCAATGTGCATCACATCTGGAACAAGCGTGTGAAGCACAAGCTTTAAAATCAAATACGACGCTCGATGGACACCCTCCTTCTGTACGACCGAACTGGAAGCACAGACAAAGCAATCTGGCTAGACTCCTACTCGAAGCTACGACCGTTCATCCCCAACCTTTTTATGAGAGGTTAGAGTTCCTTGGTGATGCCGTCTTAGGCTTTTGTCTGGCACTGAATGCGATGACTCGAAATGCCTCTCTAGAATATGATTGGGAAGAGCTTGGCCTTGTTATCTCGAACGCGGGCAAAAACAAGGCTCTCGCAGCCATTTGCCATCGAGCTGATCTAGAGGCCCTCGTTACGTACCCAAACTATCGTTGGAAGAGTGCTTATCGCCCTGGACAGTCTATAAAGGCGAATGTCTCACTCGAGAGCCAGAAGACAAGCGACACATCTCGTTTCGCGCCCCATGAGATCGTGGAAAGTGTAATCGCTTCAGTATATTTGTCGGATATGGCAGAACTCTCTGCAATAAAGGGAAGTCGTCTTGTAACGCTCATGAATTTGCTGCAACCACCAATGAATTACAAAGGCAACACTTGCTTTACAAGGCAAGATAATGAGTGGTTTACTCTTGCTGAACCCTGTATTAAGGCGCGCTACGATTTTTCAAACAATCTTGAGTGGAGCAGAATAATCGACAAAATCGGTCAATTGATAGATACGGATGCTCCACGAGCAACGCGGCTCCAGGTGGGGTACCAAAACTACCTTGACTGCCTTGCGCCGTCTTCATCTGCGAAGGATTTGGAGAGCGAAATACCAAAGATCCTTCTCCAATGTGCTCTTTTCGACGACTCTCTAGCGGATGAAGCGGAGAACGTCCATTCCGGCGCCGTTGAAATAGCCCTCGTACGTGACACGCTAGGCCAGCTCGGTGGATACAGCCTACAACTCGCAATTTCGGAAGACGCCTTCCGCAGATTTCCCGAAGCGGAACCTCGAGATTTGCATCTTGTACGGGCTTGC GCCATCGCAGACGATGTTGTCGTCTACATTATGTTGAAAGCTGGTTTAGACGGAGCCTTGTATGAGCAACCGCCCCCGTTCTCACATGTTTTTGAGTCCATGATGAGGGAATCAGATGAACGAGGAAGGCGACTCTGGCAGCAGAGTAAGGGATGGCTGTTAGAGTGTGGACTGCGTGGTTTTCGGTCACGCCATCGAGCATTTGCCTGGGAGGGTTTTGCTCACAAAGACAAAATAGAACCGCAGTATCCTGGAATTGCTGGTGGGCGACTTGCGGGCCATCGGAAAAAGGTACCATCTTATTTAACGGAGGACTTGGCGTTCTCCTTCAAATGCACTATCGGTGCACTAGTCCTTTCGCTGGGCCTTGATGAAATGTGGAATTTGATTGGTCCGTTATTTCACGAAGTATTACTGCTGTCTCCTCAGGAATTGCGACGTGAGTTCCAACTATCTTCTACGATAGTTCAGAGCGCCTGA
- a CDS encoding predicted protein, whose protein sequence is MPEEESKKRPRDNIAESESLKTPKRFWNREIPSSSHYHVSWMHAQTLTAVVTSTKYGYVVSASQDGTVKFWKRLEVDGEPVEGQHPCLEFAKSFTAHAGPVLALAMDPDEGVCASVGADNVIKFYDVSTFDATAMIRTERPLGTACCWLRSANRSETLLAVGAADTGDIYLHAPDRSRVVQTLTMHGSNIVTCLAYNATHHCVVSTDQKGIIEIWDSWGTPDVSERTSDADEGTEDEKFALLVGGPLVPSRHGIVYGSKVDTQLYELVRKKTFATAIAIEPTGEHFAIYGSDRKIRIFEHRTGKVRVTYDERLKAYDRIFGNSPFHLDTIEYGQRAALEREMDAESTVYSAGMALSKSAPVGCAPQRIAFQFDGSGKYLLIPALVGIKVIEWRKNKLVKMIGQADASQMRFLSICLCPGDAKVNRQLQLSRNASKKTSAATEADEIERASDVLLVALAYNQRRLYVFSQLDPVDDRDAPDNVLVRRDVWNEAPSGQDQIHTESRHTNTTSQASRAVIRTTLGDIHLQLFSQVPKTIENFVGHAKSGYYDNVIFHRIIKGFMLQTGDPLGDGTGGESIWGGEFEDEFVPGLRHDRPFTLSMANAGPNTNGSQFFITTVPCPWLDNKHTVFGRVTRGMDVCTVIENTKTDESDKPLADVQIQSIDIE, encoded by the exons ATGCCGGAAGAGGAAAGCAAGAAGCGACCGCGAGACAACATCGCCGAAAGCGAAAGTCTCAAGACGCCCAAACGCTTTTGGAATCGCGAAATCCCCTCCAGCAGTCACTATCACGTCTCGTG GATGCACGCACAGACGCTGACGGCGGTCGTTACTTCCACCAAATACGGCTACGTCGTCTCGGCTTCACAGGATGGTACGGTCAAGTTTTGGAAGCGTCTCGAAGTCGACGGTGAGCCGGTGGAAGGCCAACATCCCTGTCTGGAGTTTGCCAAGTCATTTACAGCCCACGCAGGTCCCGTGCTCGCACTCGCCATGGATCCCGACGAAGGAGTTTGTGCCTCCGTGGGGGCCGATAACGTTATCAAGTTTTACGACGTCAGCACATTCGACGCGACCGCCATGATACGTACGGAACGACCGCTCGGTACGGCGTGCTGTTGGTTACGCTCGGCGAATCGGAGTGAAACCTTGTTGGCGGTCGGTGCCGCCGACACGGGGGATATTTATCTCCACGCACCCGACAGATCGCGTGTCGTTCAAACATTAACGATGCACGGGTCCAATATTGTCACGTGCCTGGCCTACAATGCGACACATCATTGCGTAGTTTCAACCGATCAAAAAGGAATTATAGAAATATGGGATTCTTGGGGGACTCCGGATGTATCGGAAAGAACCAGCGACGCAGATGAAGGCACTGAGGACGAGAAATTTGCCTTGCTTGTGGGAGGACCTCTGGTACCGAGCCGACACGGCATCGTCTACGGATCGAAAGTGGATACTCAGTTGTACGAACTTGTTCGCAAAAAGACCTTTGCCACTGCTATTGCCATTGAACCGACGGGTGAGCATTTCGCAATTTACGGATCCGATCGGAAAATTCGTATTTTCGAACACCGTACCGGGAAAGTTCGCGTCACGTACGATGAACGCCTCAAGGCATACGACCGCATTTTTGGAAACTCGCCGTTCCATCTCGATACCATTGAATACGGACAACGAGCGGCTCTGGAACGGGAAATGGATGCCGAATCGACCGTGTATTCGGCTGGCATGGCACTGTCGAAGAGCGCACCGGTTGGATGTGCGCCACAACGCATTGCTTTCCAATTTGATGGCAGCGGCAAATACCTGCTAATTCCGGCACTCGTGGGTATTAAAGTGATTGAGTGGAGAAAGAACAAGCTCGTCAAAATGATTGGGCAGGCTGATGCGAGCCAGATGCGCTTCCTCTCAATTTGCCTCTGTCCGGGTGATGCCAAAGTAAATCGTCAGTTGCAGCTGTCCCGCAATGCTAGCAAAAAGACCAGCGCCGCGACCGAAGCGGATGAAATTGAACGTGCCAGTGATGTGCTGTTAGTAGCACTAGCTTACAACCAGCGGCGCCTATATGTGTTTAGTCAGCTGGATCCGGTGGACGATCGGGATGCGCCAGACAATGTGCTGGTACGGAGAGACGTTTGGAACGAAGCGCCATCCGGTCAGGATCAAATCCATACCGAAAGTCGGCATACGAACACTACATCCCAAGCTTCTCGAGCTGTCATACGGACGACTCTGGGAGACATACATCTGCAGCTATTTTCGCAAGTACCCAAGACGATTGAGAACTTTGTTGGGCATGCCAAGTCAGGCTATTACGACAATGTCATCTTTCATCGAATTATCAAAG GTTTTATGCTTCAGACTGGAGATCCACTGGGAGACGGTACCGGAGGGGAAAGTATTTGGGGTGGGGAATTCGAAGATGAGTTTGTGCCCGGTTTACGGCATGATCGTCCTTTCACTTTGTCGATGGCCAACG CTGGCCCAAACACCAATGGATCTCAATTTTTCATTACGACAGTCCCTTGTCCGTGGCTAGATAACAAGCATACAGTATTTGGACGGGTCACTCGCGGCATGGACGTGTGCACGGTTATTGAGAATACAAAGACGGATGAGTCAGACAAGCCTCTTGCGGACGTTCAGATCCAAAGTATTGACATAGAGTGA
- a CDS encoding predicted protein: MKLKVLSVNWIFCCCLVAALQKSTDPPTRPQIVQDAFNNNTPLYYFGLGSNMLRSKLENRSSQGKIEILSMEPAVVPSHRLAFNLRGFPPLEPGMGSLEPVNATSRALMAYNKPECHGALVQLVPEMYERVMKSEGVGMNQSGYEEIVVTAVPYDPRKPPVQAIALRAKPHVRLRRDPSPSARYMDILRQGAAELQLKPCYQEFLAQHPVQILPTWLRRLSIYNLIFTFSLSNKLKWRGVSKMQSWLLFRVYVPSNASWICRHGCSVCTAGILLPGAILGSAIKMVVSKWGGDFPPFLKRMMDLLDDPLVAAPKANAETVEPK; this comes from the coding sequence ATGAAGCTGAAAGTCCTATCTGTCAACTGGATTTTCTGTTGCTGTCTCGTCGCAGCCCTGCAAAAGAGCACGGATCCTCCGACTCGTCCGCAAATCGTCCAAGATGCgttcaacaacaacaccccTCTGTATTACTTTGGTCTAGGATCCAACATGCTGCGATCCAAGCTAGAGAATAGGTCTTCGCAGGGTAAGATCGAGATCCTGAGTATGGAACCCGCCGTAGTTCCATCACATCGGCTCGCCTTTAATCTTCGCGGCTTTCCTCCACTGGAACCAGGCATGGGGAGTTTGGAACCGGTAAACGCTACAAGCCGTGCTCTCATGGCATACAACAAACCGGAATGTCACGGCGCACTCGTACAGCTCGTGCCAGAAATGTACGAGCGCGTTATGAAGTCCGAAGGCGTCGGTATGAATCAATCGGGCTacgaagaaatcgtcgtcACAGCCGTTCCCTACGATCCCCGCAAACCACCCGTACAAGCCATCGCCCTGCGTGCCAAACCCCACGTTCGACTACGCCGGGATCCCAGCCCGTCCGCACGATATATGGACATTTTGCGCCAAGGTGCCGCCGAACTGCAGCTCAAGCCTTGCTACCAAGAATTCTTGGCGCAGCATCCGGTACAAATACTCCCGACGTGGTTGCGTCGTCTTTCTATATACAACCTCATATTTACCTTCTCACTCTCGAACAAACTCAAGTGGCGAGGTGTGAGTAAAATGCAGAGCTGGCTACTCTTTCGAGTCTACGTCCCATCCAACGCCTCCTGGATTTGTAGACACGGTTGTTCGGTTTGTACCGCAGGCATTCTCTTGCCGGGAGCGATTCTGGGATCCGCCATCAAAATGGTGGTCTCAAAATGGGGTGGCGACTTTCCGCCGTTCCTGAAGCGCATGATGGATCTTTTGGACGATCCATTGGTGGCTGCACCTAAAGCCAACGCTGAAACTGTGGAACCTAAATAG
- a CDS encoding predicted protein (translation start unclear, compare to Protein ID 48141~Alternative splicing variant 1) has product MCLKWGVGYLKSIFVAPVLTNKIGNTGTNRSSRTCCSSTTLCEDELKSMETTAEFDNVLSSRNKVIVKFTASWCRPCQQIQPLFNQLSAKSRSTEFLTADADDLDEIAARYKIAILPTFAAFHSGKLVGKYVGSNEEKLKAWVSEMST; this is encoded by the coding sequence ATGTGCCTGAAATGGGGCGTCGGTTACTTGAAGAGCATTTTTGTTGCGCCAGTCTTGACAAATAAAATTGGCAACACGGGAACCAATCGGTCTTCTCGAACATGTTGCTCCTCCACTACTCTCTGTGAAGATGAATTGAAATCGATGGAAACAACTGCAGAGTTTGACAATGTACTGTCTTCTAGGAATAAAGTGATTGTCAAGTTCACGGCTTCGTGGTGCCGACCATGTCAGCAGATTCAGCCTCTATTCAATCAATTGTCGGCAAAGTCGCGGTCAACTGAATTTCTTACAGCCGATGCCGATGATTTAGACGAAATTGCTGCGCGGTATAAAATCGCTATTCTACCGACCTTTGCGGCATTTCATAGCGGCAAACTTGTAGGCAAGTACGTGGGTAGCAACGAGGAAAAGCTCAAAGCATGGGTTTCTGAAATGTCGACGTAG
- a CDS encoding predicted protein (translation start unclear, compare to Protein ID 56521~Alternative splicing variant 2), whose product MSTCCIGGVCIPYSAIVPFLLMCLKWGVGYLKSIFVAPVLTNKIGNTGTNRSSRTCCSSTTLCEDELKSMETTAEFDNVLSSRNKVIVKFTASWCRPCQQIQPLFNQLSAKSRSTEFLTADADDLDEIAARYKIAILPTFAAFHSGKLVGKYVGSNEEKLKAWVSEMST is encoded by the coding sequence ATGTCCACTTGTTGCATTGGTGGAGTTTGTATTCCATACTCGGCTATAGTGCCATTTTTGCTTATGTGCCTGAAATGGGGCGTCGGTTACTTGAAGAGCATTTTTGTTGCGCCAGTCTTGACAAATAAAATTGGCAACACGGGAACCAATCGGTCTTCTCGAACATGTTGCTCCTCCACTACTCTCTGTGAAGATGAATTGAAATCGATGGAAACAACTGCAGAGTTTGACAATGTACTGTCTTCTAGGAATAAAGTGATTGTCAAGTTCACGGCTTCGTGGTGCCGACCATGTCAGCAGATTCAGCCTCTATTCAATCAATTGTCGGCAAAGTCGCGGTCAACTGAATTTCTTACAGCCGATGCCGATGATTTAGACGAAATTGCTGCGCGGTATAAAATCGCTATTCTACCGACCTTTGCGGCATTTCATAGCGGCAAACTTGTAGGCAAGTACGTGGGTAGCAACGAGGAAAAGCTCAAAGCATGGGTTTCTGAAATGTCGACGTAG
- a CDS encoding predicted protein — protein sequence LPHYEFLGRVLGKAVYESILVEPQFCLPFLNQLVGKSNSLEDLQNYDPEYYKNVTKLLSLSPPEIDSMGLTFELTLGAGSSSRTVELLPGGKDLPVTTQNAIQYVHLLAHRRLNIEGSRQVKAFLRGFRDLIPASWVRLFSAYELQKLVSGDDTIRGIDVASLKASTQYASGFHPSQPAIQWFWEIIEELTPGQQRKFLKFMTSCSRPPLLGFESLVPAPCIQQIRLPDALFLEEEEVLVKRSPLPTSSTCMNLLKLPNYGSKKLMRNKLTAAIESGSGFELT from the coding sequence TTACCTCACTATGAGTTTCTTGGTCGTGTCTTGGGAAAAGCAGTTTATGAATCGATTTTAGTGGAACCGCAGTTCTGCCTGCCATTTCTCAACCAATTGGTTGGCAAGTCTAATTCTTTGGAGGACTTGCAAAACTACGATCCTGAGTATTACAAAAACGTGACGAAGCTTTTAAGTTTGAGTCCTCCGGAAATCGATAGTATGGGCTTGACATTTGAGTTGACGCTTGGAGCGGGGTCGTCTTCTAGAACGGTAGAGCTTCTACCGGGGGGGAAGGATCTGCCCGTCACTACGCAGAATGCGATCCAGTACGTTCATCTATTGGCGCACCGACGACTCAACATTGAGGGTTCTCGCCAGGTCAAAGCTTTTCTGCGAGGCTTTCGTGATCTCATCCCAGCGTCCTGGGTCCGCTTGTTCTCTGCTTACGAGTTGCAGAAGCTCGTGAGTGGTGACGATACTATTCGTGGTATCGATGTTGCCTCGTTGAAAGCGAGTACGCAGTATGCGTCTGGATTCCATCCATCCCAGCCAGCAATTCAATGGTTCTGGGAGATTATAGAGGAGCTTACTCCTGGTCAACAGCGCAAATTCCTAAAGTTCATGACGTCATGCTCGCGGCCGCCACTTTTGGGCTTCGAAAGCCTTGTACCCGCGCCTTGCATTCAGCAAATACGACTCCCTGACGCTCTCTTTTtagaggaggaggaggttTTGGTAAAGAGATCACCCCTTCCAACCTCAAGTACATGCATGAATCTACTCAAGCTACCAAACTATGGGTCGAAAAAGCTTATGCGCAACAAGCTCACAGCTGCGATTGAATCGGGATCCGGCTTCGAATTGACCTAA